The nucleotide window CCTCACGGCATCAAGGTCAACGCGATCAACCCCGGCGCGTTCACCCGCATGGCAGAAGCCGCCTTCCCGGTGGGGCACCCGAGGCGTGCAGCACAGGAAGCCTTCAGCGTCGAACTCGTCGCCCCGCTGGTCGGCTGGCTGTCACACGAGTCCTGCAGCGTCACCGGTGAAGCGTTCGACTGCCGCGGCGGCATCGTCGCCCGAATGTTCCTGGGTCTCAACGACGGTGTCCGCGACCCGCAGCTATCGATGGAATCGATCGACCGCAACATCGACCGGATCATGGACGTCACAAAGTTCCACATTCCGACGGACAATCTCGACGCCAAGGACTGGGTCGTCCAGGCGCCCGAGATCTCCTGACCGTCCAGTACCTCGGCGGGACGTCCCGGACCTGAGCCCCGCCACCGGACGTCCCGGACCTGAGCGCCGCCACCGGACGTCCCGGACCTGAGCCCCGCCTACCGCCGGACCCGGCCTCCGCCTACCGCCGGACCCGGCCTCTGCCTACCGCCGGACTTTCAGCGGCCGGCGGAGAGGTACCACGCCATGACGTCCCGATGTTGCGCGCCTTGTCGTCGTTAACGTGGCCACTATCGGCTGAGTTGGCGCCCACAAGGCGCGCAACGCTGTCCAACGGAGCGGCGCCGGGCCACGGGGACTACCTACCGAGGACGTACCAGCCGCTGACGTCCCGGCCACCCGTCCCGGTATTGCGCGCCTTGTCGTCGTTAACGTGGCCACTATCGGGTGACTTAGCACCCACAAGGCGCGCAACGCCGGCATGGACGTCGCCGGCAGGGATGTAGCTGTGCGCCCGAAGGGACTCGAACCCCTAACCTTCTGATCCGTAGAGGCATTTCGGGGGTTCGCTGCGGGCCGCGGGGGTGCGTTTCCGCAGGTCAGGGCGTTGCACGGAAGTCCATGAACAACGGCGAACGGACCGCACAGCTGACGCCATAGCTGACAAACGATCTTGGAACGTGGCCGACTCCTACCGAGCTGATCGGCTCGAGCGGGAGCGGGAGCATCATGCGGAGTCCTGAGTATGGTCGCGGAGAGCGAGGCGCTGAAGGTCGTACCAACTACCGGCCTGCTCAACAGCCAACGTCGCGAGCCACGTCCACGTGATCAACGAGTTCGACGTCGAGTAGAAGATCGTTCGGACTCCGCCGTACCCCCTTCCGCCAGCCATGCGTGTGGCGGCCTTGACCGCGGCTGGTGGGTGACGCCGACCCAGTTCGCTATGGCAGCAGGCTCGGCGCGGGTTGGGCGAGACGTGACTGCATCCACGGGTAAGGATCGACGAGGGCGGTCTTGGCGTCCTTCCGCGCCGCGACGACGGGGCCGAGTGCACCGCCGGCCACGTAATGACGTGCTCGGGTCTCCCCGATGGCAGCGAGTAGGTCGAGCTCGACCAGCGCCTTGAGGTCGCGGCTCGCCGTACGCTCCTCGACCTCGGCACGCTTGAGGTAGGTGGCCCGGCGGATGCGGTAGCCCAGGGCCGCCTCATAGAGGGCGAGCCCGGTCCGCTCGGGTAGGCCGTGAGCGGCGATCACCTCGTCGATCGCCGACCACATGTCGACCGCCTGACGGATGCGCCCGCGCAGGGTCTGAGCCTGCATGTGATGCGCGCGGAGGTTGAACGACACCCAGAGGCCGGCGTCGCGTTCGGGGTGCCACGCCCCGGCGCCAGTGTGAGCGAGCACTCGGTAGTAGTCGGGGGTGTTGGCGCCTAGCCATTCCTCGATGCTGGAGAAGGTCGGTTCGGCCAGGCCGCGACGGGCGAGGACGAGTGTCTGGAGCGCGCGGGCGAGGCGTCCGTTGCCGTCGCGGAACGGATGGATCATCACCAGGTTGAGGTGGGCCATCGCAGCCTGGACGAGCGCGTCGTCGCGGTCGTCGGCGAGGCTAGCGACGAGTTCGTCGACGAGTCCCGCCACGGTGCTGGCGTCGGGAGCGGCGTAGACCTGAGCGTCGGCTGCCTCGTCGTGGACGAAGATCGGCCCGGTGCGGTAGCTGCCCGGTGACTTGGTCAGGTCATGGCTCAGCAGCATGAAGTGCATGCCGCGAATCGCCGAGGCGTCGATAACGAAGTGCTCGTCGGCGGACATGGCCAGCACGTACCCCAGGGCCTGCCGGTAGCCGCGGATCTCGGCGAATGTCTGCTCGTCAGCGCTCAGCGGCTCCTCGCCGTCGACTGCCGCTGCGGCGTCGTCGACTTCGACGACGTACCCCTCGATGCTGTTGGACCCGCGGATCGCCGCCGCGAGGGCATGGCGTCGGAGCCCGCCGGTCCAGCGCTTGGGTGCGCGGAGGAAGTCGGCGAGTTCGGACCGGGTGGCGTGGATCTCGTCCAGCACCAGCCGGTCCTCGAGGGTGAGCTCGGAGGTCTGGAAGATCATGGGATGTCCTGATGTCTCAATTCTTAAGACACGGTACGCGTGTGCCGAGAATGTCGCAAGATTGAAGACATCGGGACAGGCTCACGAGCACTGGGAATGACGTCGGGGTTCGCCGCCGGGCGATCTACCTGTCCGCGGGCGGTCTGGCTGACCTCGGGCCAGCTCCGCCGCGGACGCCTCAGGTCGGGTCGGCCAGCGCAGCGAAGATGCCGTCGGTCTCGGCCGCGTCGAACGCCGACGCGTTGAAGCTGCCGCCGATCCATTCGAGCAACTCGTCGTGGCGGTCGTGCTGAGGGTCGCCGATAGCGTCGAGGAAGTCGCCGTAGCCCCACGGCCCGCCGACGTCCTCCGGCGGGCAGGCCCGGCGGCCGTCGAGGCAGACTGGGCGCTGCTTCCCCAGGGCGGGCACGACGTCCTCGACGACGACCTGATGCCGCCAGCCGTCGCCGAAGTCGTACTCGAAGGTGAACCGGTCGCCAGCGCCGACGAGGTCGCCGAGCCGGACGGTCGAGGGGTCGATCGCGTCATCGGGCCAGTCGTCGTCGTTGTCCATGTAGGTGGCGGAGCCGATGCGGAACAAGGCCAGGTGGTAGCCGGCCCACCCCATCGCCGTGAGCAGCGCCTCCTGCACCTGCGCGAGCGTGTAGTCGCTCGGCACGAGGACGCGCCGCCAGACCGGCGGCTTCACGTCCTTCAGGGTGATCTTGAGCTGGTGCGCCGTTGCCACCCGAACATCCTGGCGCAGTCGGGCGTCATCCGACTGCCACGTTCGGCGACGTATCGCAGATACCAGTGTGTGCCGAGATCCTGGAGGCCCGAGAAGGCGCTCGTGACAGTGACAGTCACGAGGCCGGTTCGTCGATCGCCAGCGTGGTGATGCGCTCGACGAATTCGACGAGGCTGGCGTAGGGGATGCGTCGCGATCGACCGAGGCGGACGGATCGGAGCTCGCCGTCGCGCATGAGGGCGTACACGGTTGTGCGACCGAGGCCGAGGACTCGGGCGGCCTGCTCCGGAGTGAGCAGGATCGGCGGCACGATGTCGGGTGATGGGCTGGGGTTCGCGGGCGTCCGCGCGGTGGCTGTCATGTACACAGATGCGCGATGTGAGCCCACGAGCGCTCACCGGCGTCTGCGGCGACGACGGATCCGCACAAGACTCGGGATGGCGTGTATGTGCAAGCAGGAACTGCAGCGAACGCACTGTCACCTGCGCTGACGCGCACGGCCGCTAGTGACGGACGCGGTGACGGACCCCGTGACGGTGCTGACGGACCCCGTGACGGTGGTGGCGGCTCCCGCGCAGGCGTCGTGACGGTGTCCATGACCGTGCTGACGGACTCCGTCACCGAAGTGACGGACTCAATGACCGTGACAGTCGCTGCAACGCGGCTGGCAGTTGCGGTGACGACGCAAGTGACGGACTCCGTGACGGAGTCCCTGAGGAAGGTGTCGGGCGTCGAAGGGATGTCTGATGCTGTCAATCGGTTTGGTCGCGTCCGCGAGTGCGGCGGCCACGTACTTCCTCGGGAACGCTG belongs to Actinomycetota bacterium and includes:
- a CDS encoding Fic family protein, coding for MIFQTSELTLEDRLVLDEIHATRSELADFLRAPKRWTGGLRRHALAAAIRGSNSIEGYVVEVDDAAAAVDGEEPLSADEQTFAEIRGYRQALGYVLAMSADEHFVIDASAIRGMHFMLLSHDLTKSPGSYRTGPIFVHDEAADAQVYAAPDASTVAGLVDELVASLADDRDDALVQAAMAHLNLVMIHPFRDGNGRLARALQTLVLARRGLAEPTFSSIEEWLGANTPDYYRVLAHTGAGAWHPERDAGLWVSFNLRAHHMQAQTLRGRIRQAVDMWSAIDEVIAAHGLPERTGLALYEAALGYRIRRATYLKRAEVEERTASRDLKALVELDLLAAIGETRARHYVAGGALGPVVAARKDAKTALVDPYPWMQSRLAQPAPSLLP
- a CDS encoding plasmid pRiA4b ORF-3 family protein, encoding MRQDVRVATAHQLKITLKDVKPPVWRRVLVPSDYTLAQVQEALLTAMGWAGYHLALFRIGSATYMDNDDDWPDDAIDPSTVRLGDLVGAGDRFTFEYDFGDGWRHQVVVEDVVPALGKQRPVCLDGRRACPPEDVGGPWGYGDFLDAIGDPQHDRHDELLEWIGGSFNASAFDAAETDGIFAALADPT
- a CDS encoding DNA-binding protein translates to MPPILLTPEQAARVLGLGRTTVYALMRDGELRSVRLGRSRRIPYASLVEFVERITTLAIDEPAS